A genomic stretch from Microbacterium proteolyticum includes:
- a CDS encoding LysR family transcriptional regulator — protein sequence MTITQLVAFLAAYRLGSFTAAAAELATTQASISELVARLEREVGTRLFVRGRRGLGPTEAAIALARYAELAVEAVDGGLDAVHSVTDLKTGTCTFGVLRNAAYYDLSDLVQRFHALHPGVKVRLVGLNSALVAESVSSGEIEAGLVVLPVDEAGLDVRPLARDEVVYVSATRRTADGPVTIDEMCAAKLVLYDAYAGWRDPTRRQLRDRAALAGLTIDPAIEVEHVETALALVATGSADTIVSRRIAEGPAFPSGLTVTSFDDPLYDTIALVQRRGAHLSTATRRIVELAVASLRTAALTDLQDRPPRPARTGT from the coding sequence GTGACCATCACGCAGCTCGTCGCCTTCCTCGCCGCCTACCGGCTCGGTTCTTTCACCGCCGCAGCCGCAGAGCTCGCGACGACGCAGGCGTCGATATCCGAGCTCGTCGCACGGTTGGAGCGGGAGGTCGGAACGCGGCTGTTCGTGCGCGGCCGGAGGGGACTCGGGCCGACCGAGGCGGCGATCGCACTCGCCCGGTACGCCGAACTCGCTGTCGAGGCGGTCGACGGCGGACTCGATGCCGTTCATTCGGTGACCGACCTCAAGACGGGCACCTGCACGTTCGGCGTGCTCCGCAACGCCGCCTACTACGACCTCTCGGACCTCGTTCAGCGCTTCCACGCCCTCCATCCCGGTGTGAAGGTCCGACTCGTCGGACTCAATTCCGCGCTCGTCGCCGAGTCGGTGTCCTCCGGCGAGATCGAGGCGGGCCTCGTCGTGCTCCCGGTCGACGAGGCAGGGCTCGACGTCCGCCCGCTCGCACGCGATGAAGTGGTGTACGTCTCCGCTACACGACGTACGGCGGACGGTCCGGTGACGATCGACGAGATGTGTGCGGCGAAACTCGTGCTGTACGACGCGTACGCGGGCTGGCGTGACCCGACCCGTCGTCAGCTGCGTGACCGAGCCGCGCTCGCGGGCCTGACCATCGACCCCGCGATCGAGGTCGAGCACGTGGAAACCGCACTCGCACTGGTGGCGACGGGCTCGGCCGACACCATCGTGTCTCGACGTATCGCCGAGGGTCCCGCCTTTCCTTCCGGTCTCACGGTCACCTCGTTCGACGATCCGCTGTACGACACGATCGCGCTCGTGCAACGCCGAGGGGCGCACCTGTCCACGGCGACCCGCCGCATCGTCGAGCTCGCCGTCGCGTCGCTCAGGACCGCGGCACTCACGGACCTCCAAGACAGACCACCCCGTCCCGCCCGCACCGGAACGTGA
- a CDS encoding GntR family transcriptional regulator — protein MTTTEDPLLAEQVYQRLQERVLNGHIPPGAALSVPRLAADLGVSRSPVREAVQQLIAMGLAVHVPYAGARVRALDEDLVDDVFELRESLDALAARRATTRVGAEVIDQLDALIDESRRAQERGAEAAEMASLDVRFHALLRDHAGSEPLAMALVRLEALGHLISADMWGKTQNSDPAIAEHEQIVAAVRRGDAQAAGELAAAHVRSLAVRRRRSAQINM, from the coding sequence GTGACGACGACCGAAGACCCGTTGCTGGCGGAGCAGGTGTACCAGCGGCTACAGGAACGCGTGCTGAACGGACACATCCCCCCGGGCGCCGCGCTGAGCGTGCCCCGGCTGGCGGCCGATCTCGGCGTCAGTCGTAGTCCGGTGCGCGAGGCGGTGCAGCAGCTCATCGCGATGGGTCTGGCCGTGCACGTGCCCTATGCGGGGGCGCGGGTCCGCGCGCTCGACGAAGACCTCGTCGACGACGTGTTCGAGCTGCGCGAGAGCCTCGACGCCCTGGCCGCCCGACGGGCGACGACCCGCGTGGGCGCCGAGGTGATCGATCAACTCGACGCCCTCATCGACGAGTCGCGCCGCGCGCAGGAGCGTGGCGCGGAGGCGGCCGAGATGGCATCCCTCGACGTGCGGTTCCACGCGCTGCTGCGCGATCACGCGGGCAGCGAGCCGCTGGCGATGGCCCTGGTGCGCTTGGAAGCGCTCGGGCATCTCATCTCGGCCGACATGTGGGGCAAGACCCAGAACAGCGACCCGGCGATCGCCGAGCACGAGCAGATCGTCGCCGCCGTGCGCCGCGGTGACGCGCAGGCCGCCGGTGAGCTGGCGGCCGCCCACGTGCGCTCACTGGCCGTCCGACGCCGGCGATCGGCGCAAATTAACATGTAA
- a CDS encoding ABC transporter substrate-binding protein, with the protein MPFTQKRLITVVAGAAAVAVALTGCGAGTRTTNENSTEVACDYTQPESATTVNVLAYNSSAIDPFTDTMVESCSTGNVTLVHDPIDFGGQVTKTTATLSGDSGTYDILENYGFAIPGQASEDKLVPLNDLFDKYSEKYALDELSESMLSALTYDGQLYALPMQGQMFILAYREDVFDELGLEVPTTFGEMMSAAQAIRDAGTMEYPIALPWLATSDVSTSFQAMMNSLGSDFVDTDGNVTLDTDEARTALGIMTELKQYMDPQVLTFDQPAVQQQMFNGTAAMSIMFSGRMSDLTLEANSEYFDDIAFAAPPKATAEAEYAYNRVSIDGWSIPFNTELDHDMLFEMMASSVGEEASAASVPAAYPARAGMVTDENSPYGTAANESIVSVMPAIVSPILADVSVATTDTLANILLGNISIEDGLAQMQTQGEGVR; encoded by the coding sequence ATGCCTTTCACCCAGAAACGACTCATCACGGTCGTCGCCGGAGCAGCAGCGGTGGCGGTCGCCCTGACCGGATGTGGCGCGGGAACCCGCACCACCAACGAGAACTCGACGGAGGTTGCATGCGACTACACGCAGCCCGAGTCCGCGACGACGGTCAACGTCCTCGCCTACAACTCCTCCGCCATCGACCCCTTCACCGACACCATGGTCGAGAGCTGCTCCACCGGGAATGTCACGCTCGTGCACGACCCCATCGACTTCGGCGGACAGGTGACGAAAACGACCGCGACCCTGTCGGGGGACTCGGGCACGTACGACATCCTCGAGAACTACGGCTTCGCCATTCCCGGGCAGGCCAGCGAAGACAAGCTCGTGCCGCTGAACGACCTCTTCGACAAGTACAGCGAGAAATACGCGCTCGACGAACTCAGCGAGTCGATGCTCAGCGCCCTGACCTATGACGGGCAGCTGTATGCGCTGCCCATGCAGGGCCAGATGTTCATCCTCGCCTACCGCGAAGACGTCTTCGACGAGCTCGGCCTGGAGGTGCCGACCACGTTCGGCGAGATGATGTCGGCCGCGCAGGCGATTCGCGACGCCGGCACGATGGAGTACCCCATCGCCCTGCCGTGGCTCGCGACGTCCGACGTCTCGACGAGCTTCCAAGCGATGATGAACTCGCTCGGCAGCGACTTCGTCGACACCGACGGCAACGTCACCCTCGACACCGACGAGGCCCGCACAGCGCTCGGGATCATGACCGAGCTCAAGCAGTACATGGACCCCCAGGTTCTGACGTTCGACCAGCCCGCCGTGCAGCAGCAGATGTTCAACGGCACGGCCGCGATGTCGATCATGTTCTCGGGTCGCATGAGCGACCTGACCCTGGAGGCCAACAGCGAGTACTTCGACGACATCGCCTTCGCCGCACCGCCGAAGGCGACGGCCGAGGCGGAGTACGCGTACAACCGCGTCTCGATCGACGGGTGGTCGATCCCGTTCAACACCGAACTCGACCACGACATGCTGTTCGAGATGATGGCGTCCTCGGTGGGCGAAGAGGCGTCCGCCGCCTCCGTGCCCGCCGCCTACCCGGCCCGTGCCGGCATGGTGACCGACGAGAACTCGCCGTACGGTACGGCCGCCAACGAATCGATCGTGTCGGTGATGCCGGCGATCGTCTCGCCGATCCTGGCCGACGTCTCCGTCGCCACGACGGACACCCTCGCCAACATCCTCCTGGGCAACATCTCGATCGAGGACGGCCTCGCTCAGATGCAGACGCAGGGCGAAGGCGTCCGCTGA
- the hisD gene encoding histidinol dehydrogenase, producing MRYSSPVLDRLAGSFVHLKQPLIDAPAAQRDPAVAETVSRMLLDIQRRGMDAVLDYARDLDGHDGRDIELTAAEIASSGDRLDPDLRAAIELGSERTRAFAAEQRAKLVDFEVQLVPGLVTGARYIPISRVGAYLPAGRFPLTASAFMTVGVAKEAGVPTVVACSPPQPDGAANDAVVYAAHLSGVDRVIVLGGVQALAAMAYGLLDDLPVDMLVGAGNAYVAEAKRQLFGTVAIDLLAGPSEVAVISDDSADPEIVAADLLGQAEHGPNSPAALVTTSEAHGREVIAAVDRQLAVLATQSIAGPAWRDYGVVTVATDREVAATLMDDLAPEHLEVITREDEWYHDRLRNYGSLFLGSWSTVAYSDKGMAGTNHVLPTAGGAKHSAGLSVARFVKPLTYQRIAREATLELAPAVQTISDSEGMAAHSATATMRLERLER from the coding sequence ATGCGCTACAGCTCACCCGTGCTCGACCGCCTCGCCGGATCCTTCGTCCACCTCAAGCAGCCGCTCATCGACGCTCCCGCCGCGCAACGCGATCCTGCGGTGGCGGAGACCGTGTCCCGGATGCTGCTCGACATCCAGCGACGCGGCATGGATGCCGTGCTCGACTACGCACGCGACCTCGACGGACACGACGGGCGCGACATCGAGCTGACAGCTGCGGAGATCGCGTCGAGCGGAGACCGCCTGGACCCGGACCTCCGCGCCGCCATCGAGCTCGGGTCCGAGCGCACCCGTGCCTTCGCCGCGGAACAGCGCGCCAAGCTCGTCGATTTCGAGGTCCAGCTGGTCCCCGGCCTCGTCACCGGGGCACGGTACATCCCCATCTCGCGGGTGGGTGCGTACCTTCCCGCCGGCCGGTTCCCGCTGACGGCCAGCGCCTTCATGACGGTGGGCGTCGCGAAGGAAGCGGGCGTTCCGACCGTCGTCGCCTGCTCGCCGCCGCAGCCCGACGGCGCCGCGAACGACGCCGTCGTCTATGCCGCTCACCTCTCCGGCGTCGACCGCGTCATCGTCCTCGGCGGCGTGCAGGCCCTCGCCGCGATGGCGTACGGCCTGCTCGACGACCTGCCCGTCGACATGCTCGTCGGCGCCGGCAACGCCTACGTGGCGGAGGCGAAGCGGCAGCTGTTCGGCACCGTCGCCATCGACTTGCTCGCGGGTCCCTCGGAGGTGGCGGTGATCTCGGACGACAGCGCCGACCCTGAGATCGTCGCGGCCGACCTCCTCGGGCAAGCCGAGCACGGTCCCAACTCCCCCGCGGCACTCGTGACGACGTCCGAGGCGCACGGACGCGAGGTGATCGCCGCCGTCGACCGGCAGCTGGCGGTGCTCGCCACCCAGTCGATCGCAGGCCCCGCGTGGCGCGATTACGGCGTGGTGACGGTCGCGACCGACCGTGAGGTCGCGGCGACGCTCATGGACGATCTGGCGCCCGAGCACCTCGAGGTGATCACGCGAGAGGACGAGTGGTACCACGATCGCCTCCGCAACTACGGGTCGCTGTTCCTCGGCTCGTGGAGCACCGTGGCGTACTCCGACAAGGGCATGGCCGGCACCAATCACGTGCTGCCGACCGCGGGCGGGGCGAAGCACAGTGCCGGGCTGTCCGTGGCGCGCTTCGTCAAGCCGCTCACCTACCAGCGGATCGCCCGCGAAGCGACGCTCGAGCTCGCGCCTGCCGTCCAGACGATCTCCGACTCCGAGGGCATGGCGGCGCACTCGGCAACCGCCACGATGCGGTTGGAGCGCCTCGAGCGATGA
- a CDS encoding isopenicillin N synthase family dioxygenase, which translates to MNDNTSLIELEKERRMGGEGTIDSTRELRRIDLSDFDRRRDEIADQLWAAATDIGFFQIVNHGIPAEVIDRAFEMSERFFALPREIKDQYPLRKQDNAGYEFRSQVRPSIGVPDQKESYQVTLPHMDGLWPTEEELPGFRDAVLDFERRSWALAMKVLSCFAQKLAFDTDFFERAHDPASPNYQSALRLLHYFAVPPEARDHDAPWRAGAHTDFDVLTLLYQRDGQGGLEVLPGREMATESWTPVEPTSDSITCNIGDMLMRWSDDALPSNFHRVRGPRAGDNQDARYSIAYFAQADRDVVMESPSGAWEPITARDYLLERIRANYGK; encoded by the coding sequence ATGAACGACAACACCTCCCTCATCGAGCTGGAGAAAGAACGCCGCATGGGCGGCGAAGGCACGATCGACAGCACGCGCGAGCTGCGCCGCATCGACCTGAGCGACTTCGACCGTCGCCGCGACGAGATCGCCGATCAGCTGTGGGCGGCGGCCACCGACATCGGCTTCTTCCAGATCGTCAACCACGGCATCCCCGCCGAGGTCATCGATCGCGCCTTCGAGATGTCCGAGCGCTTCTTCGCGCTGCCCCGTGAGATCAAGGACCAGTACCCGCTGCGCAAGCAGGACAATGCCGGGTACGAATTCCGGTCCCAGGTGCGCCCTTCGATCGGCGTGCCCGATCAGAAGGAGTCGTACCAGGTCACCCTCCCCCACATGGACGGTCTCTGGCCGACGGAGGAGGAGCTCCCCGGGTTCCGGGATGCCGTGCTGGACTTCGAGCGCCGCTCCTGGGCACTGGCCATGAAGGTGCTGTCGTGCTTCGCGCAGAAGCTCGCCTTCGACACCGATTTCTTCGAGAGGGCGCACGACCCCGCATCGCCGAACTACCAGAGCGCGCTGCGCCTGCTGCACTACTTCGCCGTGCCGCCGGAGGCGCGCGACCACGACGCGCCGTGGCGCGCCGGGGCGCACACCGACTTCGACGTCCTGACGCTGCTGTACCAGCGCGACGGACAGGGCGGTCTCGAGGTGCTTCCGGGCCGTGAGATGGCCACCGAATCGTGGACGCCGGTCGAACCCACCAGCGACTCGATCACGTGCAACATCGGCGACATGCTGATGCGCTGGAGCGACGACGCCCTGCCGTCGAACTTCCACCGCGTGCGCGGCCCGCGCGCCGGCGACAACCAGGACGCGCGGTACAGCATCGCGTACTTCGCGCAGGCGGACCGCGACGTCGTGATGGAAAGCCCGAGCGGGGCGTGGGAGCCGATCACCGCCCGCGACTACCTGCTCGAGCGTATCCGCGCGAACTACGGCAAGTGA
- a CDS encoding MFS transporter has translation MTFAPTRRRDLAILCGAVVLLMSAVSLANLSVPVLANSSMHATSTELTWFVDAYVIAFACLLLPAEMIGARFGEERVLIGGLALFGIASTVALLASGMPLLIGSRALAGVGAGVALPQTLSILLHRSGMMRRATIVATWTASTSLAGIVGNGLGGPLVASSGWRSAFAVTAPLALLAIILVVSVVGLRARADVHAPLDFAGTAFFVVAAVATLVAVIEAPRLLGTPVLLVIPIVVAASSAVAFVVSQRRASHPLLHVAIFRDPSVRAASLGIAATFIGLFTLFSLHAHLVQTVRGLSAGVSGLSLVPISIAMFLVTYATVPLVHRWGLGRVVAAGLLSSSIGFVGVIVWGANGPFPLYVTALVVIGIGGGLCSSPLSTRLTMSYGRHGGRAGAGINSTLRELASAGGVGVAGVALAFAIPAGASSSDAVAVASGSVGAFWFVVVIQLLSLAAMALDARILPVWRARRGGGR, from the coding sequence GTGACCTTCGCGCCCACACGTCGCCGCGACCTCGCCATCCTGTGCGGCGCGGTCGTCCTGCTCATGTCGGCCGTCTCCCTGGCGAACCTGTCGGTCCCGGTGCTGGCGAACAGCTCGATGCATGCGACATCCACCGAGCTCACGTGGTTCGTCGACGCGTACGTCATCGCCTTCGCCTGTCTGCTGCTGCCGGCGGAGATGATCGGGGCCCGTTTCGGCGAGGAACGTGTCCTGATCGGGGGCCTGGCGCTCTTCGGCATCGCGAGCACCGTCGCGCTCCTCGCGTCGGGCATGCCGCTGCTGATCGGCTCTCGCGCGCTGGCAGGGGTGGGCGCGGGCGTGGCGCTGCCGCAGACACTGTCGATCCTGTTGCACCGCAGCGGCATGATGCGGCGGGCCACCATCGTGGCGACGTGGACCGCATCGACGAGCTTGGCGGGCATCGTGGGCAACGGGCTGGGTGGACCTCTCGTCGCGTCCAGCGGCTGGCGCAGCGCTTTCGCCGTCACGGCACCCCTGGCGCTCCTGGCCATCATCCTCGTGGTCAGCGTGGTCGGCCTCCGCGCCCGAGCTGATGTGCATGCGCCGCTCGACTTCGCCGGCACGGCATTCTTCGTCGTCGCGGCCGTCGCCACCCTCGTTGCGGTGATCGAGGCGCCGAGGCTGCTCGGCACCCCCGTCCTGCTGGTGATCCCGATCGTCGTCGCCGCTTCATCCGCGGTCGCCTTCGTCGTCTCGCAGAGGCGCGCGAGCCATCCCCTGCTTCACGTGGCGATCTTCCGAGACCCGTCCGTGCGCGCGGCCTCGCTCGGCATCGCCGCGACGTTCATCGGGCTGTTCACCCTGTTCTCCCTTCACGCGCACCTGGTGCAGACGGTGCGAGGCTTGAGCGCGGGCGTCAGCGGTCTCTCGCTCGTGCCGATCTCGATCGCCATGTTCCTGGTCACCTACGCGACCGTGCCGCTCGTGCACCGCTGGGGACTCGGTCGCGTCGTCGCGGCGGGCCTGCTCAGCTCGAGCATCGGGTTCGTCGGCGTGATCGTCTGGGGCGCGAACGGTCCGTTTCCGCTCTACGTCACCGCGCTCGTGGTGATCGGCATCGGCGGCGGGCTGTGTTCCTCGCCTCTCTCGACACGGTTGACGATGTCGTATGGACGTCACGGCGGACGCGCGGGCGCGGGTATCAACAGCACCCTCCGCGAACTCGCCTCGGCGGGCGGCGTCGGCGTCGCCGGCGTCGCCCTCGCCTTCGCGATCCCCGCGGGCGCTTCGTCGTCGGATGCCGTGGCGGTCGCCTCCGGATCGGTCGGCGCGTTCTGGTTCGTCGTCGTCATCCAGCTTCTGTCACTGGCGGCGATGGCGCTCGACGCGCGCATCCTGCCCGTGTGGCGTGCGAGACGGGGTGGAGGGCGATGA